In one window of Palaemon carinicauda isolate YSFRI2023 chromosome 2, ASM3689809v2, whole genome shotgun sequence DNA:
- the Pisd gene encoding phosphatidylserine decarboxylase proenzyme, mitochondrial isoform X3 produces the protein MAQSSFKHYLRSLRWTPLPVGVGLALIAFQQYRHTRKREAAKLGQIEPCDCLADEWEVQAYKLLPLRYFSRAWGWVNGLELPEWSRKSVLGLYVRAFGCNMAEAEVEDLEKYRCLSELFRRSLKEGVRPVDNSAAVVSPADGRLLSFGTVDCGALDQIKGVSYSLRKFLGPNCWSKGGPMVIERDDDECFHRSCLSSSDNSLYQCVIYLAPGDYHRFHSSADWHVKFRRHFPGELLSVNPSVVGWIRDLFVLNERVAYVGNWCHGFFSMTAVGATNVGSIKVYFDKTLKTNEQKWNNNNFFDEHFMSKSVGLNRGQAVGEFNLGSTLVLIFEAPKNTKVCVEPGQKVRVGQALFRVPESYVGKASSEFVHTGPQR, from the exons ATGGCACAGTCAAGCTTCAAGCATTATCTACGTTCTCTGCGCTGGACTCCTCTTCCTGTGGGTGTAGGCCTTGCCCTTATTGCCTTTCAGCAGTACAGGCACACCCGTAAGCGGGAAGCAGCAAAACTTGGTCAGATCGAACCTTGTGACTGCTTGGCTGATGAATGGGAGGTTCAAGCATACAAGCTTTTACCTTTGAGGTACTTCAGTAGAGCATGGGGATGGGTTAATG GTTTGGAACTACCAGAGTGGTCAAGAAAGTCCGTTCTTGGCCTTTATGTAAGAGCATTTGGTTGCAATATGGCTGAAGCTGAAGTAGAAGATTTAGAAAAATATCGATGTCTCTCAGAATTATTCAGACGATCACTCAAGGAAGGTGTGCGTCCAGTTGATAATTCTGCAGCTGTAGTAAGCCCAGCTGATGGACGGTTACTTTCCTTCGGTACAGTTGACTGTGGAGCTTTGGATCAAATCAAA gGTGTTTCATATTCTTTGCGAAAGTTCTTGGGACCCAACTGCTGGAGTAAAGGAGGACCCATGGTaatagaaagagatgatgatgagtgCTTCCATCGCAGCTGCCTATCAAGCAGTGACAATAGTCTATATCAGTGTGTAATATATCTAGCTCCAGGTGATTATCATCGCTTTCACTCATCTGCCGATTGGCATGTGAAATTCCGCCGTCATTTTCCTGGGGAATTATTAAGTGTAAACCCATCCGTTGTTGGGTGGATTAGAGACTTATTTGTATTGAATGAACGCGTCGCTTATGTAGGAAATTGGTGCCATGGTTTCTTTTCAATGACTGCTGTTGGGGCCACCAATGTAGGGTCTATAAAAGTGTACTTTGATAAAACACTGAAAACTAATGAACAGAAGTGGAACAATAACAATTTCTTTGACGAGCACTTTATGTCTAAATCCGTTGGGTTAAATCGTGGGCAAGCTGTTGGAGAATTCAATTTAGGGTCAACACTTGTGCTTATTTTTGAAGCACCAAAAAATACCAAGGTGTGTGTTGAACCTGGACAGAAAGTAAGAGTAGGGCAGGCATTATTCAGAGTGCCAGAATCTTATGTTGGAAAAGCCAGTTCAGAATTTGTCCACACAGGCCCTCAACGGTAG
- the Pisd gene encoding phosphatidylserine decarboxylase proenzyme, mitochondrial isoform X2 — MTSSPKIKMPFADIKNYKLFLFWTTLLLAFTVFFDSNIMAQSSFKHYLRSLRWTPLPVGVGLALIAFQQYRHTRKREAAKLGQIEPCDCLADEWEVQAYKLLPLRYFSRAWGWVNGLELPEWSRKSVLGLYVRAFGCNMAEAEVEDLEKYRCLSELFRRSLKEGVRPVDNSAAVVSPADGRLLSFGTVDCGALDQIKGVSYSLRKFLGPNCWSKGGPMVIERDDDECFHRSCLSSSDNSLYQCVIYLAPGDYHRFHSSADWHVKFRRHFPGELLSVNPSVVGWIRDLFVLNERVAYVGNWCHGFFSMTAVGATNVGSIKVYFDKTLKTNEQKWNNNNFFDEHFMSKSVGLNRGQAVGEFNLGSTLVLIFEAPKNTKVCVEPGQKVRVGQALFRVPESYVGKASSEFVHTGPQR, encoded by the exons TGTTCTTTGATTCCAACATCATGGCACAGTCAAGCTTCAAGCATTATCTACGTTCTCTGCGCTGGACTCCTCTTCCTGTGGGTGTAGGCCTTGCCCTTATTGCCTTTCAGCAGTACAGGCACACCCGTAAGCGGGAAGCAGCAAAACTTGGTCAGATCGAACCTTGTGACTGCTTGGCTGATGAATGGGAGGTTCAAGCATACAAGCTTTTACCTTTGAGGTACTTCAGTAGAGCATGGGGATGGGTTAATG GTTTGGAACTACCAGAGTGGTCAAGAAAGTCCGTTCTTGGCCTTTATGTAAGAGCATTTGGTTGCAATATGGCTGAAGCTGAAGTAGAAGATTTAGAAAAATATCGATGTCTCTCAGAATTATTCAGACGATCACTCAAGGAAGGTGTGCGTCCAGTTGATAATTCTGCAGCTGTAGTAAGCCCAGCTGATGGACGGTTACTTTCCTTCGGTACAGTTGACTGTGGAGCTTTGGATCAAATCAAA gGTGTTTCATATTCTTTGCGAAAGTTCTTGGGACCCAACTGCTGGAGTAAAGGAGGACCCATGGTaatagaaagagatgatgatgagtgCTTCCATCGCAGCTGCCTATCAAGCAGTGACAATAGTCTATATCAGTGTGTAATATATCTAGCTCCAGGTGATTATCATCGCTTTCACTCATCTGCCGATTGGCATGTGAAATTCCGCCGTCATTTTCCTGGGGAATTATTAAGTGTAAACCCATCCGTTGTTGGGTGGATTAGAGACTTATTTGTATTGAATGAACGCGTCGCTTATGTAGGAAATTGGTGCCATGGTTTCTTTTCAATGACTGCTGTTGGGGCCACCAATGTAGGGTCTATAAAAGTGTACTTTGATAAAACACTGAAAACTAATGAACAGAAGTGGAACAATAACAATTTCTTTGACGAGCACTTTATGTCTAAATCCGTTGGGTTAAATCGTGGGCAAGCTGTTGGAGAATTCAATTTAGGGTCAACACTTGTGCTTATTTTTGAAGCACCAAAAAATACCAAGGTGTGTGTTGAACCTGGACAGAAAGTAAGAGTAGGGCAGGCATTATTCAGAGTGCCAGAATCTTATGTTGGAAAAGCCAGTTCAGAATTTGTCCACACAGGCCCTCAACGGTAG